A portion of the Macaca thibetana thibetana isolate TM-01 chromosome 9, ASM2454274v1, whole genome shotgun sequence genome contains these proteins:
- the ZNF488 gene encoding zinc finger protein 488, with product MAAGKGVPLSPSAENRWRLSEPELGRGCKPVLLEKTNRLGPEAAVGRAGRDVGSVELALLAAPGKPLPGKPLPLKARGEQSQSAFTELPRMKDWQVDPQAQEREHDDPTGQPGVLQLTQDVPRGPAGSKVFSVWPSRARGEQRSAFSKPTKRPAERPGPTSVFPAGECADTLGELSGLLNTADLACWGRLSTPKLLVGDFWNLQALPQNAPLCSTFLGAPTLWLEHTQAQVPPPSSSSTTSWALLPPTLTSLGLSTQNWCAKCNLSFRLTSDLVFHMRSHHKKEHAGPDTHSQKQREETLACPVCQEHFRERHHLSRHMTSHS from the coding sequence ATGGCAGCTGGGAAGGGAGTCCCGTTGAGCCCATCGGCTGAAAACAGATGGCGACTTAGCGAACCTGAGCTGGGCCGGGGCTGCAAGCCAGTGCTGCTGGAGAAGACAAACCGCCTGGGCCCCGAGGCTGCTGTGGGCAGGGCAGGCCGGGATGTGGGCAGTGTGGAGCTGGCACTGTTGGCAGCCCCAGGCAAGCCCCTGCCTGGCAAGCCACTGCCCCTGAAGGCGCGTGGGGAGCAGAGTCAGAGTGCCTTCACGGAGCTGCCGAGGATGAAGGACTGGCAGGTGGATCCTCAGGCCCAGGAGAGGGAGCATGATGACCCCACAGGCCAGCCTGGCGTCCTGCAGCTGACCCAGGACGTCCCCAGAGGCCCAGCCGGCAGCAAAGTCTTCTCTGTGTGGCCCAGCAGAGCACGAGGTGAGCAGAGAAGCGCCTTTAGCAAACCAACCAAGCGACCAGCAGAGAGGCCTGGGCCAACCTCAGTCTTCCCTGCAGGGGAATGTGCAGACACCCTGGGGGAGCTGTCTGGACTCCTCAACACCGCAGACCTCGCTTGTTGGGGTCGACTTTCAACTCCCAAGCTTTTGGTTGGTGATTTCTGGAACTTGCAAGCATTGCCACAGAATGCTCCACTCTGCAGCACTTTCCTGGGTGCCCCCACACTGTGGCTGGAGCACACCCAGGCCCAGGTGCCCCCACCCTCGTCATCCTCCACCACTTCCTGGGCCCTCCTGCCACCCACCCTCACCTCCCTGGGCTTGTCTACCCAGAACTGGTGTGCAAAGTGCAACCTGTCCTTCCGCCTGACGTCCGACCTGGTCTTCCACATGCGGTCCCACCACAAAAAGGAGCATGCAGGGCCTGATACACATtctcagaagcagagagaagagacCCTCGCCTGCCCTGTGTGCCAGGAGCACTTCCGGGAGCGCCACCACCTCTCCCGGCACATGACTTCTCACAGCTAG